Proteins encoded in a region of the Flammeovirga yaeyamensis genome:
- a CDS encoding murein L,D-transpeptidase catalytic domain family protein: MDFSFKSLIIVITLLCINFTNTTATDRVKEAHVGETTNELILSLYQKAKLQDYGLSFQAFAKGLTGYLNLLNKGEIKNTRILSIVDFSQPSTNKRLYIIDIKRGVLLMNTLVAHGRNSGTLYADNFSNILNSKQSSCGFFKASETYFGKYGLSLKLDGLQKNINNKARERAIVIHPAKYVSETFVQQNGYLGRSFGCPALSYKDHKQVINTIKGGSVFFIYSNKNTSSDDKLDEIPNNALELLSNYTSSTPSMMERDIPSPKHEVRGELKMKS; encoded by the coding sequence ATGGACTTCAGTTTCAAATCATTAATCATAGTGATCACGCTGCTATGCATTAATTTTACTAACACAACTGCTACTGATAGAGTCAAAGAAGCTCACGTTGGTGAGACCACCAATGAATTAATTCTTTCGTTATATCAAAAGGCGAAGTTACAAGATTATGGTTTATCTTTTCAAGCTTTTGCAAAAGGATTAACAGGATATTTAAATCTTTTAAATAAAGGAGAAATAAAAAACACCCGAATTCTAAGTATTGTCGATTTCTCACAGCCTTCCACAAACAAACGTTTATACATTATAGATATCAAAAGAGGAGTTTTATTAATGAACACTCTAGTGGCTCACGGAAGAAATTCAGGAACTTTATATGCTGATAACTTCAGCAACATTTTGAACTCTAAACAATCGAGCTGTGGTTTTTTTAAAGCATCAGAAACCTATTTTGGTAAGTATGGCCTATCTCTAAAGTTAGATGGATTACAAAAAAACATCAACAACAAAGCTAGAGAAAGAGCTATTGTTATCCACCCTGCCAAATATGTATCGGAAACTTTCGTACAACAAAATGGTTACCTCGGACGTAGTTTCGGGTGCCCTGCCCTATCCTATAAAGATCACAAACAAGTAATCAATACTATTAAAGGTGGATCTGTGTTTTTTATCTATTCCAACAAAAATACTTCATCTGATGACAAACTTGACGAAATTCCTAACAACGCTTTAGAGCTACTTTCGAATTATACTTCTTCGACTCCTTCGATGATGGAAAGGGATATTCCTTCGCCGAAACATGAAGTGAGGGGGGAATTAAAAATGAAAAGTTAA
- a CDS encoding class I SAM-dependent methyltransferase, translated as MAFDFHKDKEVYFNIQTDNANKYVLPFIEQSLKITPNLRVLEVGCGEGGVLKAFLEKGCFGVGVELSMPRVELANVFLKDFIDKGQAQIIGKNVYDIDVEKDFGEKFDLIVLKDVIEHIPDQEKIIHYFRSFLKEHGKIFFGFPPWQMPFGGHQQIVESKLLSKLPYYHLLPSFLYKFILDNGDVSKGLVKELMDIKATGISLERFERICKRQQFKVKEKTHYFINPIYEYKFGLKPRKKIPILGDIPWVRNFVTTCGFYLVEKY; from the coding sequence ATGGCTTTTGATTTTCATAAGGACAAAGAAGTCTATTTTAATATACAAACTGATAATGCCAATAAATATGTACTTCCATTTATTGAGCAATCGCTAAAAATTACACCCAATTTAAGAGTACTTGAGGTTGGATGTGGTGAAGGTGGCGTTCTGAAAGCCTTTTTAGAAAAAGGATGTTTTGGTGTAGGTGTTGAACTCAGCATGCCTAGAGTGGAGTTAGCCAATGTTTTTCTAAAAGACTTTATTGATAAAGGTCAGGCACAAATTATTGGTAAGAATGTTTATGATATTGATGTAGAAAAAGATTTCGGAGAAAAATTCGATTTAATTGTTCTTAAAGATGTCATCGAACATATTCCTGATCAGGAAAAAATTATCCATTATTTCCGTTCCTTTTTAAAAGAGCACGGAAAAATCTTTTTCGGTTTTCCACCTTGGCAAATGCCTTTCGGAGGTCATCAACAAATTGTTGAAAGCAAATTGCTATCAAAACTACCTTACTATCATTTATTACCTTCTTTTCTTTACAAATTCATTTTAGATAATGGAGATGTGAGTAAAGGGTTGGTAAAAGAACTGATGGATATAAAAGCCACGGGAATTTCTTTAGAGCGTTTCGAAAGAATTTGTAAACGTCAGCAATTTAAAGTGAAAGAGAAAACTCATTATTTTATCAATCCTATTTATGAGTATAAATTTGGATTAAAACCAAGAAAGAAGATTCCTATTTTAGGAGATATACCTTGGGTAAGAAATTTTGTAACGACTTGCGGGTTTTATTTAGTAGAAAAATACTAG